In Macrobrachium rosenbergii isolate ZJJX-2024 chromosome 19, ASM4041242v1, whole genome shotgun sequence, the following are encoded in one genomic region:
- the LOC136848578 gene encoding uncharacterized protein isoform X5, which translates to MSDFKKAVELEPGNEEFKKGFASCGEELERVKDDGNSSSKKRKVNKSVNLKEIPNENLVKLLFCLDSGDKSTGKSESFQKQNMRRVLEAMSAFMLFLKDENISEVRKVLEARIKELYEYPLFEIPEKGANSAVRTKEQEILTFIEACKTFKVDCTKLNEKKLQAEKYLFLSETECKGNFLSYSENLRIIHICDILSEKLVYLLYEKVQLEIKSISVSEILADNEVVEQVRQNWKSLEVLQSKLEEVKGFKEALFFCIIRILEINDKHNHLYTDKFEELLQNIDTDKLNEGNTGIIKSITCMLSTYPNVCQPTGYCLVFCVTKEREGADCEIRKVKEVFEKSLGFTVNVVKDPTEKDLEDCLEEMKKFKYHFYDSFVFWLMAHGSKDEVRLGSGNHIKKEEVIKNFCKLPTLQRKPKVFFMSSCQGSERIPVTQKGEVTTAAELNWSYIKAVKDGEKKGEIPGRFADIPDSACNITAVYYEMDRLVAHATLPDKSAFRIPEEGSVYVDTVCRLLEKHRGENVTTVLEKVNNKVHQIIFVNKDEFEGEAKQACYYESTLQNTFIVPSAIEN; encoded by the exons atGATGGAAATTCCTCTTCAAAGAAAAGGaaggtaaataaatcagttaaccTAAAAGAAATTCCAAATGAAAATTTGGTCAAACTACTATTCTGCTTAGACAGTGGTGACAAGTCTACAGGGAAAAGTGAATCCTTCCAGAAACAGAACATGAGGAGGGTGTTAGAGGCAATGTCAGCATTCATGCTTTTCTTGAAGGATGAGAATATTTCTGAAGTTCGTAAAGTATTAGAAGCAAGAATAAAGGAATTGTATGAATATCCACTGTTTGAAATCCCAGAAAAAGGAGCAAATTCTGCTGTACGTACAAAGGAACAAGAGATACTTACTTTTATTGAGGCATGTAAGACTTTCAAAGTGGACTgtacaaaactgaatgaaaaaaaattgcaggcTGAGAAATATCTTTTCCTTAGTGAAACAGAATGCAAGGGAAATTTTCTCAGCTATTCAGAAAACCTTCGAATAATTCATATATGTGACATCCTCTCAGAAAAACTTGTCTATCTTTTGTATGAGAAGGTACAGCTAGAGATAAAATCAATTAGTGTATCAGAGATACTCGCAGATAATGAAGTTGTAGAGCAGGTCCGACAGAACTGGAAATCACTTGAAGTTTTACAAAGTAAATTAGAAGAAGTTAAAGGTTTCAAGGAAGCATTGTTTTTTTGTATCATAcgtatattagaaataaatgacaaacacAATCACTTATACACAGATAAGTTTGAAGAATTACTTCAGAACATAGATACAGATAAACTGAATGAAGGTAACACAGGTATAATTAAAAGCATCACTTGCATGCTTTCTACATATCCCAATGTGTGTCAGCCTACAGGATATTGCCTGGTGTTTTGTGTAACGAAGGAAAGAGAGGGTGCTGACTGTGAAATTAGGAAAGTTAAAGAAGTTTTTGAAAAGTCACTTGGCTTTACAGTAAATGTTGTAAAGGATCCAACTGAAAAAGATTTAGAAGACtgtttagaagaaatgaagaagttTAAGTATCATTTTTACGATTCATTTGTGTTTTGGCTTATGGCACATGGGAGTAAAGATGAGGTTCGACTAGGAAGTGGAAATCACATCAAAAAAGAGGAAGTTATTAAGAACTTTTGCAAGCTTCCAACACTGCAGAGAAAACCCAAAGTATTTTTCATGAGCTCTTGTCAAGGAAGTGAAAGAATTCCAGTCACACAAAAGG GAGAAGTCACAACTGCTGCAGAACTAAACTGGA GTTATATAAAAGCAGTAAAAGATGGAGAAAAGAAAGGTGAAATTCCAGGCCGGTTTGCAGATATTCCAGACAGTGCTTGCAACATTACTGCAGTGTACTATGAAATGGACAGACTCGTTGCACATGCTACTCTTCCTGATAAATCTGCTTTCAGGATTCCTGAAGAAG gttCAGTTTATGTTGACACAGTTTGTCGGCTTTTGGAAAAGCACAGAGGAGAGAATGTAACCACAGTACTAGAAAAGGTTAATAATAAAGTGCACCAGATTATCTTTGTAAATAAAGACGAGTTTGAAGGTGAAGCAAAGCAGGCATGTTATTATGAAAGTACTCTTCAAAATACTTTCATTGTGCCCAGTGCAATTGAAAATTGA